A single window of Plectropomus leopardus isolate mb chromosome 12, YSFRI_Pleo_2.0, whole genome shotgun sequence DNA harbors:
- the LOC121951984 gene encoding spindlin-Z-like, with protein MSKKRGRKRSSGELSESSASTLSPDPDNLLGRRIQHTWREKGNVTKWKGTVLERLTVNSSLYMVKYDGFDCVYGIELFKDSRVSNLQVLSEKVVNNKIKVPPGAEELVGRAVEHLFEKEDGEKNEWRGMVLSRAPIMTHWYYITYEKDPVLYMYQLWDDYKDGDLRVLPESENKHLLPADRKPGEEPESLVGKQVEYVTDNGLKRTGLVIYQVPAKPTVYYIKYDDDVHIHVYDLVKTT; from the exons atgtcaaagaAACGGGGCAG GAAGCGTAGCAGTGGAGAGCTGAGTGAGAGCTCGGCGTCGACCCTGAGCCCAGACCCTGACAACCTGCTGGGTCGAAGGATTCAGCACACCTGGAGGGAGAAGGGTAACGTGACAAAGTGGAAAGGCACCGTTCTGGAGCGCCTCACTGTGAACAGCTCCCTCTACATGGTCAAATATGACGGCTTTGACTGCGTGTACGGCATTGAGCTCTTCAAAGACAGCCGGGTGTCCAACCTGCAGGTGTTGTCAGAGAAAGTCG TGAACAATAAAATCAAGGTGCCTCCCGGGGCGGAGGAGCTGGTGGGCCGGGCAGTGGAGCATCTGTTTGAGAAGGAGGATGGCGAGAAAAACGAGTGGCGAGGCATGGTGCTGTCCCGAGCCCCCATCATGACCCACTGGTACTACATCACCTACGAGAAGGACCCAGTGCTGTATATGTACCAGTTGTGGGACGACTATAAAGACGGAGATCTACGTGTCCTACCCGAATCAG AGAACAAACACCTGCTGCCAGCAGACAGGAAGCCAGGTGAGGAGCCAGAGAGCCTCGTGGGTAAACAGGTGGAGTATGTCACAGATAACGGTCTGAAGAGGACAGGCCTGGTCATCTACCAGGTCCCAGCTAAGCCCACAGTATACTACATCAAATATGATGACGACGTCCACATCCACGTCTACGATCTGGTGAAGACCACCTAG